The Erigeron canadensis isolate Cc75 chromosome 4, C_canadensis_v1, whole genome shotgun sequence genome window below encodes:
- the LOC122597014 gene encoding protein IQ-domain 26-like, with translation MGKASRWFKGLLGMKKDKENMDKMDKKYKKKWSFSKPMMGTLPPSPVVSTTSDPTWVKSYMSTSEKEQNKHAIAVAAATAAAADAAVAAAQAAVAVVRLTSHGRGTLFNVGRERWAAVKIQTVFRAYLARKALRALRGLVKLQALVRGFLVRKRAAATLYSMQALVRAQAAVRSQRALRSFKDHRVQSHRKSTERFDQESRSEIHSKRLSSSYESTTNSYDESPKIVEIDTYRPHTRSRRIHTCITTTDSSEESHCYQNMSSPQPCPIPTRISFPECRHYEDPDWGFIGEDYKLSHTTQTTPRFAKSNGSIAPTTPAQSVCGDVYFRPYNSNHPSYMANTQSFKAKQRSHSAPKQRPENLTKRRQSLIEIMASRSSLSGLRMQRCCSKAQEAINL, from the exons ATGGGAAAAGCTTCAAGATGGTTCAAAGGGTTGTTAGGTAtgaaaaaagataaagaaaatatggataaaatggacaaaaaatataagaaaaaatggAGCTTTTCTAAGCCCATGATGGGAACTTTACCACCATCACCGGTGGTTAGTACAACTAGTGATCCCACTTGGGTGAAATCTTACATGTCCACATCAGAAAAAGAACAGAACAAGCATGCAATTGCTGTTGCAGCGGCCACTGCAGCAGCTGCGGATGCTGCGGTAGCGGCCGCACAAGCTGCTGTGGCTGTAGTCAGACTCACCAGCCACGGCAGGGGAACACTTTTCAATGTTGGCAGAGAAAGATGGGCCGCTGTTAAGATTCAAACAGTCTTTAGAGCTTATTTG GCAAGAAAGGCTTTAAGAGCTTTAAGAGGGCTGGTGAAATTACAGGCTCTTGTTAGAGGATTCCTTGTTAGGAAAAGAGCAGCTGCAACTCTATACAGTATGCAAGCTCTCGTTAGAGCTCAGGCAGCTGTTCGGTCCCAACGGGCTCTTCGCTCTTTCAAAGATCATCGTGTTCAGTCCCATCGCAAGTCCACT GAGAGGTTTGATCAAGAGAGTAGAAGTGAAATCCATAGCAAGAGACTTTCATCTTCATATGAATCTACAACAAATTCGTATGACGAGAGCCCAAAAATAGTTGAAATCGACACATACAGGCCACACACGAGATCTAGGCGTATCCACACATGTATAACCACAACGGATTCTAGTGAAGAGTCGCATTGTTACCAAAACATGTCATCTCCCCAGCCTTGTCCCATTCCAACCCGTATTTCATTTCCTGAGTGTCGACATTATGAAGATCCTGATTGGGGATTTATCGGTGAGGACTATAAGTTGTCACACACTACTCAGACCACTCCTCGTTTTGCCAAGTCAAACGGGTCAATTGCTCCCACTACGCCTGCGCAAAGTGTATGTGGGGATGTGTATTTTAGGCCATATAACTCGAACCATCCAAGTTACATGGCGAACACCCAGTCATTTAAGGCGAAACAAAGGTCTCATAGTGCTCCTAAGCAAAGGCCAGAGAATTTGACTAAAAGGAGGCAATCACTTATTGAAATAATGGCATCAAGAAGCAGTTTAAGCGGTTTGAGGATGCAAAGGTGTTGTTCTAAAGCTCAAGAAGCTATAAACTTATGA
- the LOC122598696 gene encoding uncharacterized protein LOC122598696 — MWINNYSEQFQSSQSYESKELQVREIEQYEEISYQIQEAVISERKEIDSHEFEAQKEVYSELSGDDSNQNEASVELVFESKIEGTQNTDDHAKLASFDPIYIGVFALILVVVATSFLYYSIVVQKKTAVPALVLVNRGEVTSSYMNFGTTGSVYSECQESNFYQPRWKNNMSPTKTESSSSSHRSSSRYGRSTGDSLTHGSFTVEKEIINKKKSHTPEVIISRVRRSSRINNRSFSSP; from the exons ATGTGGATAAATAATTACTCTGAGCAGTTTCAAAGTTCACAAAGTTATGAGAGCAAAGAGCTACAAGTTAGGGAAATTGAACAATATGAAGAAATTTCTTATCAAATACAAGAGGCAGTAATTTCAGAAAGGAAAGAGATTGATAGTCATGAATTTGAGGCCCAAAAAGAAGTTTACAGTGAGCTTTCAGGGGATGATTCTAATCAAAATGAGGCCAGTGTGGAGTTAGTATTTGAAAGTAAGATTGAAGGCACACAAAATACTGATGATCACGCAAAATTGGCGAGTTTTGATCCAATTTATATAGGGGTTTTTGCTCTCATTCTGGTAGTGGTGGCTACAAGTTTTCTTTATTATTCAATAGTTGTACAAAAGAAGACAGCCGTGCCAGCACTGGTGCTTGTGAATCGTGGAGAAGTAACAAGTTCCTACATGAATTTTGGTACAACAGGAAGTGTATATTCTGAATGCCAAGAGAGCAACTTTTATCAGCCTCGATGGAAGAATAACATGTCGccgaccaagactgaatcaagctCTTCAAGTCATAGAAGCTCCTCACGCTATGGACGGTCAACTGGAGATTCGCTTACCCATGGAAGCTTTACAGTTGAGAAGGAGATTATTAATAAAAAG AAAAGCCATACTCCAGAGGTGATCATATCTAGGGTGAGGCGATCCAGCAGAATAAACAACCGATCCTTCTCGTCTCCATGA
- the LOC122597375 gene encoding uncharacterized protein LOC122597375 — MERMSEYKNEVNHDHEKHSWCIMEKLDQASIEEQEEETSTISNGSLSSLSSCYSSSDTIDDDASSSSSSLTSIGSSSLLDLSDLMSHLPIKRGLSKFYHGKSESFTSLARVMSIEDLPKKFNNPYNNLKKMKSNNSSKKSRGGGGLDSYKAHTLVKPTILKKSSPFLRQRSFARSTLIPGQQYN, encoded by the exons ATGGAAAGAATGAGTGAATACAAAAATGAAGTAAATCATGATCATGAAAAGCATAGTTGGTGTATCATGGAAAAACTAGATCAAGCATCTATagaagaacaagaagaagaaactTCAACAATCTCAAATggttcattatcatcattatcatcatgtTATTCTTCATCAGATACAATAGATGATGAtgcttcatcatcttcatcatcactTACTTCTATTGGATCATCATCTCTACTTGACTTATCTGATCTTATGTCTCATTTACCAATCAA GAGGGGATTATCAAAGTTTTATCATGGGAAATCAGAATCATTTACATCACTTGCAAGAGTAATGAGCATAGAAGATCTTCCAAAGAAATTCAATAATCCATACAACAacttgaagaagatgaaatctAACAACAGCAGCAAGAAGAGTCGTGGTGGAGGTGGCTTAGACAGCTACAAGGCTCATACCCTCGTTAAACCAACCATTTTAAAGAAATCTTCACCTTTTCTAAGGCAAAGAAGCTTTGCAAGGTCAACTTTGATTCCTGGTCAACAATACAACTAG
- the LOC122596028 gene encoding homeobox-leucine zipper protein ATHB-15-like produces MMAMSCKDGKGAIMDNGKYVRYTPEQVEALERLYHECPKPTSIRRQQLIRECPILSNIEPKQIKVWFQNRRCREKQRVEASRLQSVNRKLSAMNKLLMEENDRLQKQVSHLVYENGVFRQQTQNVTVASKDNTSCESVVTSGQRRLTPPHPPRDASPAGLMSIAEETFAEFLSKATGTAVEWVQMPGMKPGPDSIGIVAISHGCTGVAARACGLVGLEPTRVAEILKDRPTWFRDCRAVEVLNVLPTANGGTIELLYMQLYAPTTLATARDFWLLRYTTVTEDGSLVVCERSLTNTQNGPSIPAVPNFVRAEMLSSGYLVRPCEGGGSIIHIVDHMNLEAWSVPEVLRPLYESSVVLAQKTTMMALRQLRQIAQEVSQASTANWGRRPAALRAFSQRLSRGFNEAVNGFTDEGWSMMGNDGMDDITILVNSSPEKLMGLNLSFSNGYPSANTAVMCAKASMLLQNVPPALLLRFLREHRSEWADNNADAYTAAAIKLGPCSFPGSRSTNFGGQVILPLAHTIEHEELLEVIKLEGVGNCPGESLMGPDMFLLQLCNGMDENAVGMCSELIFAPIDVSFDDDAPLLPSGFRIIPLDSGKEDGSPNRTLDLASALEVRGSGNKPSGDRNVGSGSARSVMTIAFEFAFESHMQESVASMARQYVRSIISSVQRVASALSPSLKGGFQASLGTPEAHTLARWISHSYRSFLGVELLKSAGEGSESILKSLWHHPDAILCCSLKAMPVFTFANQAGLDMLETTLVALQDISLEKILDENGRKGLCSEFPQIMQQGFACLQGGICVSSMGRPVSYERAAAWKVLNEADNAHCICFMFINWSFV; encoded by the exons ATGATGGCAATGTCCTGCAAGGATGGTAAAGGTGCAATAATGGATAATGGGAAATATGTGAGATATACACCTGAGCAGGTTGAAGCCCTTGAAAGATTGTATCATGAATGCCCAAAACCCACTTCTATTCGGAGGCAACAGCTCATTCGTGAATGCCCTATTCTTTCCAACATTGAGCCCAAACAGATCAAAGTTTGGTTTCAAAACAGAAG ATGCAGAGAAAAGCAAAGGGTAGAGGCTTCGCGGTTGCAATCAGTGAATCGAAAGCTTTCTGCGATGAACAAGCTTCTAATGGAGGAAAATGATAGGTTGCAAAAACAAGTGTCTCATCTTGTGTATGAAAATGGTGTTTTTCGACAACAAACACAAAAT GTGACTGTTGCTAGTAAGGATAATACTAGCTGTGAATCGGTGGTGACAAGTGGTCAACGCCGTTTGACTCCACCGCATCCTCCAAGGGATGCAAGCCCTGCTGG ACTTATGTCCATTGCAGAGGAAACTTTTGCAGAGTTTCTTTCGAAGGCTACTGGAACCGCTGTCGAGTGGGTCCAGATGCCTGGAATGAAG CCTGGTCCGGATTCCATTGGAATCGTTGCTATTTCTCATGGTTGCACTGGTGTGGCAGCACGGGCATGCGGCTTGGTCGGTCTTGAACCTACAAGG GTTGCTGAAATCCTCAAGGATCGCCCCACGTGGTTCCGTGACTGCCGAGCCGTGGAAGTTCTCAATGTGCTACCCACTGCTAATGGTGGAACCATTGAACTTTTATACATGCAG CTTTATGCTCCTACAACTTTGGCTACGGCTCGTGACTTCTGGTTGTTGCGCTATACCACTGTTACCGAAGATGGCAGTCTAGTG GTATGTGAAAGATCACTAACCAACACCCAGAATGGTCCAAGCATACCAGCAGTGCCAAATTTTGTGCGAGCAGAAATGCTGTCTAGTGGGTACCTTGTTAGACCTTGTGAAGGAGGTGGGTCAATCATACACATTGTTGACCATATGAATTTAGAG GCATGGAGTGTACCTGAAGTCTTGCGTCCATTGTATGAATCATCAGTTGTGCTTGCTCAAAAAACGACTATGATG GCGTTACGCCAGCTGAGACAAATTGCTCAGGAAGTTTCTCAAGCCAGTACCGCTAATTGGGGCCGAAGACCCGCAGCCTTAAGAGCATTTAGCCAGAGGTTGAGCAG GGGCTTTAATGAGGCCGTGAATGGGTTTACTGATGAAGGATGGTCGATGATGGGTAATGATGGAATGGATGATATTACGATTCTTGTAAACTCTTCACCTGAAAAGCTTATGGGGTTGAATCTTTCTTTCTCAAATGGATACCCGTCTGCTAACACTGCCGTCATGTGTGCAAAAGCATCAATGCTTTTACAG AATGTTCCTCCGGCCCTCTTACTTAGGTTTTTGAGGGAGCATCGTTCAGAATGGGCAGACAACAATGCTGATGCTTACACAGCGGCAGCAATCAAACTTGGTCCATGTAGCTTTCCAGGGTCTCGATCCACTAACTTTGGGGGTCAAGTTATTCTTCCCCTTGCACATACAATTGAGCATGAAGAG CTTTTGGAGGTGATCAAGTTGGAGGGTGTCGGAAATTGTCCCGGAGAATCTTTAATGGGTCCAGACATGTTTCTGCTGCAA CTATGCAATGGAATGGACGAAAATGCTGTTGGTATGTGTTCGGAACTTATATTTGCTCCCATTGATGTGTCTTTCGACGATGATGCACCTCTTTTGCCTTCTGGTTTTCGCATCATTCCTCTTGATTCGGGCAAG GAGGATGGTAGCCCAAATCGTACCCTTGATCTTGCTTCCGCTCTTGAAGTTAGAGGGTCCGGGAATAAACCTTCTGGTGATCGAAATGTAGGCAGTGGTAGTGCTAGATCAGTGATGACAATTGCTTTTGAGTTTGCTTTTGAAAGCCACATGCAAGAAAGTGTAGCTTCTATGGCCCGTCAATATGTTCGCAGCATTATATCATCGGTTCAGAGGGTAGCATCAGCATTATCTCCATCTTTGAAAGGAGGTTTTCAGGCATCATTGGGTACTCCAGAAGCACATACACTAGCTCGTTGGATTTCCCACAGTTACAG GTCTTTCTTGGGTGTTGAGCTACTAAAATCTGCGGGTGAAGGAAGTGAATCGATCCTTAAATCTTTGTGGCACCACCCGGATGCAATCTTATGCTGCTCTCTGAAG GCAATGCCAGTTTTTACATTTGCAAATCAAGCTGGTCTTGATATGCTTGAGACAACACTTGTGGCACTTCAAGACATCAGTCTGGAGAAGATTCTTGATGAGAATGGAAGAAAGGGTTTATGCTCAGAGTTTCCACAGATAATGCAGCAGGGTTTTGCGTGTCTTCAAGGAGGTATTTGTGTATCCAGTATGGGGAGACCAGTTTCTTATGAGAGAGCTGCCGCATGGAAAGTGTTGAATGAAGCCGACAATGCTCATTGCATATGCTTTATGTTTATCAACTGGTCATTTGTTTAA